From the Daphnia magna isolate NIES linkage group LG3, ASM2063170v1.1, whole genome shotgun sequence genome, one window contains:
- the LOC116918369 gene encoding uncharacterized protein LOC116918369, with protein MAALKCVIFALLMFVLELQQIVTETANSLSQSDTSNTELLSSPLSFQYTSVNRSKEDKFHIRKCCGRGQVYNFNWEEEVADRKERCVEYSITAYPPSSLSPHIEHQQQIFFGPEKNWPQHYAVEDFEIKTGFPSNCTEVLLLQTDVFVADLFYPLASGQLIVPHRFWLFDRKDYCIEDYFENEDFSKGRRVAIICSSHGQTFPSSAIDDHGKLQLDFIQSTTPVELSALAGRTVIRKCCDPNEVFSMQFHLCVKNQGFKTHYFDKLQGTEGEELFFHIGLPNCVDPAYRLSTANFQLASNGSIETNSGDTRSDSSDQLFSTERCIEDVVDIDYAGLPMVSIQAFYCGDMQAIEFSEPDYPVDSGSFYENDRNESDKIKTPKCCPPGQVMDERNICQPLSTLDESSDSDWIVSQALNSYLLNTHNIATIMTHNNSSLSCQLTRVGLTDDSWIKPIFQSDGENELLLSIHFYIGNYWDLKIKQKPFCVDLAIFRDDKQIFHHPYIFRCTSDFHVSIYYPILHSISVAGLLLTFIIYFFVPATGSAKLVTSGLGAGNRRSRISTMAMMLTGRILLCHVITLALAFICLTVAQREHIKAAETSCVTIGYITYGALIASFSWLTVYCFDYYRIFSGSFKVSNEILFIPYSAFGWGVPIFAVTAALIAQFQSKQLGVPDTANPNIGLMNCWFPENGNSALIFFYAPVGSLLLIDIACFLSLLFNPNLMHCWKKKQGLAIRSNKRSQKGSREQQDFKMALKLFFITGIPWVIEVAGWLPVYLYGASVVFKDNSQLQYFFYFGNLLNSLRGVVIFIIFILLQRDVRHYLTLRMKRIFHKGSSNANRLHRANTDGGPSVSTQQSTNRRMSMMSSQTSITLDGGGHHNSEPQVGFVEVTIM; from the exons ATGGCAGCATTAAAATGCGTGATTTTTGCGCTCCTCATGTTCGTCCTAGAGCTACAGCAGATTGTGACAGAAACAGCAAACTCCTTGTCGCAATCTGACACCTCTAATACCGAGCTTTTATCATCACCCTTATCATTCCAGTATACTTCAGTCAATCG GTCAAAGGAAGATAAGTTCCATATTCGCAAATGTTGTGGCCGGGGTCAAGTGTACAATTTCAATTGGGAGGAAGAAGTGGCTGATCGTAAAGAACGGTGCGTAGAGTATTCAATCACAGCCTATCCACCATCCAGCCTATCGCCGCATATTGAACATCAGCAGCAGATTTTCTTTGGTCCCGAAAAAAATTGGCCGCAACATTATGCCGTTGAagattttgaaattaaaacAGGATTTCCAAGCAACTGTACGGAGGTTCTATTATTGCAGACCGATGTGTTTGTGGCCGACCTCTTTTATCCGCTTGCATCTGGCCAGCTGATAGTGCCTCATCGGTTTTGGCTTTTCGATCGCAAAGATTACTGCATCGAAGATTATTTTGAGAATGAAGATTTCAGTAAG GGTAGAAGAGTTGCGATTATTTGTAGTTCGCATGGTCAAACTTTTCCTTCAAGCGCGATTGATGACCATGGGAAGCTACAGTTAGACTTTATACAGTCAACAACTCCTGTAGAATTGTCCGCTTTGGCCGGGCGTACGGTGATTCGCAAGTGCTGTGATCCAAATGAAGTTTTTTCAATGCAATTTCATTTATGTGTAAAAAATCAAGGATTTAAAACACATTACTTTGACAAACTTCAAGGCACAGAAGGCGAAGAATTATTCTTTCATATTGGTTTGCCAAATTGCGTCGATCCAGCATACCGGTTATCAACCGCCAACTTCCAACTGGCTTCGAATGGTAGTATAGAAACTAACAGTGGTGATACGAGAAGTGACTCGAGTGACCAACTATTCTCTACGGAACGTTGCATAGAGGACGTGGTAGATATCGATTATGCTGGTTTACCTATGGTTTCGATCCAAGCCTTTTACTGTGGAGATATGCAAGCAATTGAGTTTTCAGAACCTGACTATCCTGTTGATTCCGGTTCTTTTTACGAGAATGATCGCAACGAATCtgataaaattaaaacacCTAAATGCTGTCCACCTGGACAAGTGATGGACGAGCGGAATATCTGCCAACCATTAAGCACGCTCGACGAATCATCTGATAGTGACTGGATCGTTTCGCAGGCCTTAAACAGCTACCTCTTGAACACACATAATATTGCCACCATCATGACTCACAATAACTCGTCGCTCTCCTGCCAACTAACTCGTGTGGGATTAACTGATGACAGCTGGATAAAACCAATATTTCAATCCGATGGCGAAAACGAACTACTTCTTTCAATCCATTTTTACATTGGAAATTACTGGGACCTCAAGATAAAACAGAAACCTTTTTGTGTCGACCTTGCCATTTTTCGCGATGACAAGCAAATATTCCATCATCCATATATTTTTCGCTGTACATCAGATTTTCATGTGTCAATTTATTACCCAATCCTTCACTCTATTTCGGTAGCAGGTTTATTATTGACTTTCATCATTTACTTTTTTGTCCCAGCGACAG GTTCAGCCAAATTAGTTACATCAGGTTTGGGAGCAGGGAACAGAAGGAGCAGAATTTCAACTATGGCGATGATGCTGACCGGCCGCATTTTGTTATGCCACGTCATTACTCTAGCTTTA GCGTTCATTTGTTTAACAGTTGCTCAACGAGAACACATCAAAGCAGCTGAAACTTCGTGTGTTACCATAG GCTATATCACTTATGGTGCATTAATTGCATCATTTTCGTGGTTAACGGTGTACTGTTTTGACTACTATCGTATTTTCAG TGGCTCATTCAAAGTGTCAAACGAAATTCTATTCATCCCCTATTCGGCGTTCGGCTGGGGTGTCCCAATATTTGCAGTAACTGCTGCCTTAATTGCACAGTTCCAATCCAAACAGCTTGGAGTTCCCGACACTGCCAATCCCAATATAGGTCTTATGAACTGCTGGTTTCCTGAAA ATGGGAATTCAGCACTAATCTTTTTTTATGCACCTGTTGGCTCTCTTCTATTGATTGACATTGCATGTTTTTTATCATTGCTCTTCAATCCCAACCTGATGCATTgctggaaaaagaaacaaggatTGGCAATACGGTCAAACAAAAGGAGCCAGAAAGGTTCAAGAGAACAGCAAGA TTTTAAAATGGCGCTAAAACTTTTTTTCATCACTGGAATCCCCTGGGTCATAGAAGTTGCTGGTTGGCTACCTGTCTATTTATATGGTGCATCAGTGGTCTTCAAGGATAATTCTCAACTTCAATATTTCTTTTACTTCGGCAACCTACTTAACTCTTTGCGTGGAGTCGtaattttcataatttttattcttttacaACGAGACGTTCGTCACTATCTGACGCTCCGCATGAAGAGAATTTTCCACAAAGGTTCTTCTAATGCTAATCGCCTCCATCGCGCAAATACCGACGGAGGCCCCTCAGTTTCAACTCAACAATCAACAAATAGACGAATGTCTATGATGAGTTCTCAGACATCCATAACCCTGGACGGGGGAGGGCATCACAACAGTGAACCTCAAGTGGGATTCGTTGAAGTAACAATTATGTAA